In Massilia violaceinigra, one DNA window encodes the following:
- a CDS encoding TetR/AcrR family transcriptional regulator: protein MNRPSQKIDAQLIASGMVLLPQTGCAGLSVRKLVEHAGVNLGMFHYHFKNKDNFLRVLLQHMYEEMFAALTLRAQASRSGAQNLDGALRVLAGFACKHRHLLLMLLSEASRGEALPVSFLRENLPRHITVLAQLLRQGQAEGDIIDAPAMQLLPFMLGAIAGPVLAGGALERLPAAPPELAALAQQALLSEPAIALRIDLAMRAILIASTEPAPP from the coding sequence AAATCGATGCCCAGCTGATTGCCTCCGGCATGGTCTTGCTGCCCCAGACCGGCTGTGCCGGCCTGTCGGTGCGCAAACTCGTCGAACATGCCGGGGTCAACCTCGGAATGTTCCACTACCACTTCAAGAACAAGGATAATTTCCTTCGCGTGCTGCTGCAGCACATGTACGAGGAAATGTTCGCCGCCCTCACGCTCCGGGCGCAAGCGTCGCGCAGCGGTGCGCAGAATCTCGATGGCGCCCTGCGCGTGCTGGCCGGCTTCGCCTGCAAGCACCGCCACCTGCTGCTGATGCTCCTGTCGGAAGCGAGCCGCGGCGAGGCGCTACCGGTGTCGTTCCTGCGCGAGAACCTGCCGCGCCACATCACGGTGCTGGCCCAGCTGCTGCGCCAGGGCCAGGCCGAGGGTGACATCATCGACGCCCCGGCCATGCAGCTGCTGCCGTTCATGCTCGGTGCCATCGCCGGCCCCGTGCTTGCCGGTGGCGCGCTCGAACGCCTGCCCGCCGCGCCGCCCGAACTGGCGGCGCTGGCGCAGCAGGCGCTGTTGTCGGAACCGGCCATCGCCCTGCGCATCGACCTGGCCATGCGCGCCATTCTCATCGCTTCCACGGAGCCTGCGCCGCCATGA
- a CDS encoding HlyD family secretion protein: MNLSQLARVCAAALPLTLCVACGPARDDAFPGYAEGDYVRLSAPLAGTLTAVHLRRGDQVKAGAPAYVLEQASETAARQEAQSRVGRAEALLADLRKGARSDEVAALVAALREAEAALALSQANLERERKLVADKFISRARLDQSTAALAADSARVEQARARLRSAGTSARSDQVAAAEKEVEAARAQLAQAQWKVDQKAQATPVGGMVSDVAYRAGEWVPAGAAIVTVLPPANIKARFFIPETELGKIRIGQGAVIACDGCAQPVKARITFISPEAEFTSPLIYSKENRASLVFMVEATPEPGQAVLHPGQPLTVRTEPRS; this comes from the coding sequence ATGAACCTGTCCCAGCTCGCGCGCGTCTGCGCCGCGGCCTTGCCGCTTACCCTGTGCGTGGCCTGCGGGCCGGCGCGCGACGATGCCTTTCCCGGCTACGCCGAAGGCGACTACGTGCGCCTGTCGGCCCCCTTGGCTGGCACATTGACCGCGGTGCACCTGCGCCGTGGCGATCAGGTCAAGGCCGGCGCGCCCGCCTACGTGCTGGAACAGGCCAGCGAAACAGCGGCGCGCCAGGAAGCGCAAAGCCGGGTAGGCCGGGCCGAGGCCCTGCTGGCCGACTTGCGCAAGGGCGCGCGCAGCGATGAAGTGGCGGCCCTGGTCGCCGCGCTGCGCGAGGCCGAAGCGGCGCTGGCGCTGTCGCAGGCGAACCTGGAACGCGAACGCAAGCTGGTGGCCGACAAATTCATCTCGCGCGCCCGGCTCGACCAGTCGACAGCGGCGCTGGCGGCCGACAGCGCCCGGGTGGAACAGGCGCGCGCGCGCCTGCGCAGCGCCGGTACCAGCGCCAGGAGCGACCAGGTCGCGGCCGCCGAAAAGGAAGTCGAGGCCGCGCGCGCCCAGCTGGCGCAGGCACAGTGGAAGGTCGACCAGAAAGCCCAGGCCACGCCGGTGGGCGGCATGGTCAGCGATGTGGCCTACCGCGCCGGCGAATGGGTGCCGGCCGGCGCGGCCATCGTTACCGTGCTGCCGCCCGCGAACATCAAGGCGCGCTTCTTCATTCCCGAAACGGAGCTGGGCAAGATCCGGATAGGGCAGGGCGCCGTCATCGCCTGCGACGGCTGCGCGCAGCCGGTGAAGGCGCGCATCACCTTCATTTCGCCCGAGGCGGAGTTCACCTCGCCGCTCATCTACAGCAAGGAAAACCGCGCCTCGCTGGTGTTCATGGTGGAA